A section of the Solitalea canadensis DSM 3403 genome encodes:
- a CDS encoding TonB-dependent receptor plug domain-containing protein: MKRLIIFLSLVAFSISGKAQCVFKAIIKSKSTLQPIENVSVTTNSGKSTLSTDSGLVYISDLKTGNQRIVFTNEGYESSTLQITLPDTTVHEILLNVKETELAEVVVIASTRTNSRIENSPLKVEVLGPEEMNEENTIKPGNIASILGDVSGIQIQQSSAVTGNSNVKIQGLDGRYTQLLRDGMPLYDGFSGGFGVMQIPPLDLKQIELIKGCASTLYGSGAIGGLINLISKQPLTQQEAVVTLNHTTLQESNVNMYAAKRFGKFGYTFFVGLNHQAAKDVSKDGFSDVPKLNSIVLHPRIFIYPNDKTTLIAGYTGTIENRMGGDMEVLANNINALHQYYEQNENSRNSGELSLEHLFNNHQRLTIKASLSSFTRGIHEPDFYFKGRQLSYYTEASLLIPWQKNSLVTGINVTSEQFKKLPSDQIALNDYQNNTIGGFAQFTAFISNNTTVEVGLRADHQNNYGNFVLPRMALFYRFNEAWATRLGVGFSYKSPDPLAPQNVDYSIQNIQPLPTEIKAEKSIGYNAEFNFKKELGAHSSIFINQAFFLTQINTPVVATVQPNNDVVFNNMHKPILTQGIDTYVQLNLHDWEVYAGYTYTIAERKYLEENQSMPLTPKNRLAFTVMKEFEHKWRFGIEGSYTGSQFRDNESKTPGYMFMAAMVERKLGSMISLVLNAENLLDYRQDNYESLYTGTITSPVFKPLWAPIDGRVINLSIRLKTF; the protein is encoded by the coding sequence ATGAAAAGGCTGATCATTTTTCTTTCGTTAGTAGCATTTAGCATAAGTGGCAAAGCACAGTGCGTTTTTAAAGCCATTATTAAGAGCAAAAGCACGCTTCAGCCTATTGAAAATGTATCGGTAACTACCAATAGTGGTAAAAGCACTTTAAGTACCGATAGTGGTTTAGTTTACATCAGTGATCTTAAAACCGGAAATCAAAGGATTGTTTTCACGAATGAAGGATATGAATCATCAACCCTTCAAATTACTTTACCTGACACCACCGTACATGAAATTTTACTAAATGTAAAAGAAACAGAATTAGCAGAAGTAGTTGTTATCGCTTCAACCCGTACTAATTCGAGAATTGAAAACTCTCCATTAAAAGTAGAAGTGTTGGGACCAGAAGAGATGAATGAGGAAAACACAATTAAACCAGGGAATATTGCCAGTATTTTAGGAGATGTAAGTGGTATCCAGATTCAACAATCTTCGGCCGTAACGGGCAATTCTAATGTAAAAATACAAGGACTAGATGGTCGTTATACCCAATTGTTAAGAGATGGAATGCCTTTATACGACGGATTCTCAGGAGGATTTGGTGTAATGCAAATTCCCCCACTCGACCTTAAACAGATTGAACTGATTAAAGGCTGCGCTTCAACCTTGTACGGTAGTGGCGCAATTGGAGGATTAATCAATCTTATCTCTAAACAACCTTTAACACAACAGGAAGCTGTAGTTACGCTAAATCACACTACTTTACAAGAAAGCAATGTGAACATGTATGCGGCTAAACGTTTCGGAAAGTTTGGCTATACTTTTTTCGTTGGACTTAATCATCAGGCTGCAAAAGATGTAAGTAAAGATGGATTTTCAGATGTCCCCAAGCTCAATTCTATTGTTCTGCATCCAAGGATATTTATCTATCCTAATGATAAAACAACCTTAATTGCAGGCTATACAGGAACGATCGAAAATCGCATGGGTGGCGATATGGAAGTACTCGCTAATAACATAAACGCTTTACATCAATACTATGAACAGAATGAGAACAGCCGGAACAGTGGTGAGCTTTCACTTGAACATTTATTCAACAATCATCAACGACTAACCATAAAAGCCAGTTTAAGTTCGTTTACGCGAGGAATTCATGAACCTGATTTTTACTTTAAAGGCAGACAATTAAGCTATTATACAGAAGCTTCATTACTCATTCCATGGCAAAAAAACAGTTTGGTTACAGGTATTAATGTTACCAGCGAACAATTCAAAAAGCTGCCTTCCGACCAAATAGCATTAAACGATTATCAAAACAATACCATTGGTGGGTTTGCTCAATTTACAGCGTTTATTAGCAATAACACAACTGTTGAAGTGGGTTTAAGAGCCGACCATCAAAACAACTATGGCAATTTCGTTTTGCCACGAATGGCGCTCTTCTATCGATTTAATGAAGCTTGGGCCACACGATTAGGTGTGGGTTTCAGTTACAAATCTCCGGATCCGCTCGCGCCTCAAAACGTTGATTATTCCATCCAAAATATCCAGCCATTACCCACTGAGATCAAAGCAGAAAAGTCAATCGGATATAATGCTGAATTTAATTTTAAAAAAGAATTGGGTGCTCATTCATCGATTTTCATTAACCAGGCATTCTTTCTAACTCAGATAAATACTCCCGTTGTAGCAACAGTTCAACCAAATAATGATGTTGTTTTCAATAATATGCATAAGCCGATCTTAACTCAAGGAATTGATACATATGTACAGCTTAATTTACACGATTGGGAGGTGTATGCCGGTTATACATACACCATAGCCGAACGCAAATATTTAGAGGAAAACCAATCTATGCCATTAACTCCCAAAAATCGCTTAGCCTTTACAGTAATGAAAGAGTTTGAACACAAGTGGAGGTTCGGAATTGAAGGTTCTTATACTGGTTCTCAATTTCGGGATAATGAAAGTAAGACGCCTGGTTATATGTTCATGGCAGCAATGGTTGAGCGAAAACTTGGCAGCATGATAAGCCTTGTATTAAACGCAGAAAATTTATTGGATTACCGTCAGGATAATTACGAATCATTATACACAGGAACAATAACTAGCCCAGTTTTTAAGCCTTTATGGGCCCCGATAGATGGACGGGTTATCAATTTAAGCATACGATTAAAAACTTTTTAA
- a CDS encoding sensor histidine kinase encodes MKLAQKYNRINIAVTILIFIAGSVSFYFILSYILLQQLDNTLTTEQQEIIQYAREHKYFPEVLQANDQSVVYSELQGPIAFSGFRSVKIDDPKNDKHEHRRELIFSINIAQKDYQVVVSKSQVETEELLRLIILVTFVMIALILLAAYLINRTVLRRLWQPFYQSIEEIKKYDLSTNTKLTLATTDIDEFSLLNNSVSNMTDRVQHDYTILKEFTGNAAHEMQTPLAVIRSKLEVLMQNETVLKENIQPVIEIEQFVNKLTRLNQSLLLLTKIENNSFKLNENVQFDIILIQKLIELSDIIEASAIRITTTIEPVEIKFHVLLAEVLISNLLNNAIRYNYEGGEINITLNQASFIISNTSLVGKLNQQMVFQRFYRHENTVKEGNGLGLSIVKQICELAGLKYNYAFIDNQHVFHISFS; translated from the coding sequence GTGAAACTTGCACAAAAATATAACCGGATTAACATTGCTGTAACGATTCTTATTTTCATTGCAGGCAGTGTATCTTTTTATTTTATACTCAGTTACATTTTACTTCAACAGCTGGATAATACACTAACTACTGAGCAACAAGAAATTATCCAGTATGCCAGGGAACATAAGTATTTCCCGGAGGTTTTACAGGCAAATGATCAATCGGTGGTGTATTCCGAATTACAGGGTCCGATAGCATTCAGTGGATTTCGTTCTGTGAAAATTGATGACCCCAAAAATGACAAGCACGAACACCGCCGAGAGTTGATTTTTAGCATTAATATAGCTCAAAAGGATTACCAGGTGGTTGTTAGCAAGTCCCAGGTAGAAACAGAAGAGTTACTTCGGCTTATCATTTTGGTCACTTTTGTTATGATAGCCTTAATATTGCTTGCAGCCTATCTGATCAACCGAACCGTTTTGAGAAGATTATGGCAGCCTTTTTATCAAAGCATTGAGGAGATAAAAAAGTACGACTTATCAACTAATACTAAATTAACTCTAGCAACAACCGACATTGACGAATTTTCATTGCTAAACAACAGTGTAAGTAATATGACTGACCGGGTTCAACATGATTACACAATTTTAAAAGAATTTACCGGAAATGCTGCTCATGAAATGCAAACACCTTTGGCCGTAATTCGCTCCAAATTAGAAGTGTTAATGCAAAATGAAACCGTTTTAAAAGAAAACATTCAACCCGTAATTGAAATAGAACAATTTGTTAATAAGCTAACACGACTCAATCAATCTCTTTTATTGTTAACAAAAATTGAAAACAACAGCTTTAAATTAAATGAGAATGTTCAATTCGATATAATTTTAATTCAAAAGTTGATTGAACTGAGTGATATTATTGAAGCCAGTGCAATAAGAATAACCACCACCATTGAACCGGTAGAAATAAAATTTCACGTTTTGCTTGCGGAAGTATTGATTAGCAACCTGCTAAATAATGCCATAAGATATAATTATGAAGGGGGTGAGATCAATATTACATTGAATCAGGCTTCATTCATCATTTCCAATACTTCATTAGTTGGCAAACTTAACCAGCAGATGGTATTTCAGCGATTCTACAGGCATGAGAACACCGTAAAAGAAGGAAATGGACTGGGACTTTCCATTGTTAAACAAATTTGTGAACTAGCCGGATTAAAATACAACTATGCTTTTATTGATAATCAGCATGTCTTTCATATCTCTTTTAGTTAA
- a CDS encoding response regulator transcription factor → MKLLIIEDEPALNQSIKEFLTSQFYLCETVTNYHDALEKINFYEYDCIVLDINLPGGSGLQLLQHLKTQNKTDGVIIISARNELDDKLTGFQLGADDYLTKPFHLSELSMRIAAIIRRKSMNGSNNLTFNEITLDTQSCMVYINNQELILTRKEYDLLLYFIINKNRVLSKTTIAEHLWGDDMDIADNFDFIYTHVKNLRKKLILAGANDYIHSVYGVGYKFIE, encoded by the coding sequence GTGAAATTATTGATTATTGAAGATGAGCCGGCCCTGAATCAGAGCATCAAGGAGTTCTTAACATCACAATTCTATTTATGTGAAACCGTCACTAACTACCATGATGCACTGGAGAAAATAAATTTCTATGAATATGATTGTATAGTACTGGATATTAATCTTCCGGGAGGTAGCGGTTTACAATTATTGCAGCACTTGAAAACCCAAAACAAAACCGACGGTGTTATCATCATTTCTGCCCGTAATGAACTGGATGATAAACTAACCGGATTTCAATTAGGAGCGGATGACTATCTTACCAAGCCATTTCATCTATCAGAACTGAGCATGCGCATAGCAGCTATTATTCGCCGTAAAAGCATGAATGGCAGCAATAATCTCACTTTTAATGAAATTACCTTAGACACACAATCTTGTATGGTCTACATTAACAACCAGGAGCTAATATTAACACGCAAAGAATATGACCTCTTGCTTTATTTTATTATTAACAAAAACAGAGTTTTATCTAAAACAACCATAGCCGAACATTTATGGGGCGACGATATGGATATTGCCGACAACTTTGATTTCATTTATACTCATGTCAAAAATCTACGCAAAAAACTTATTCTGGCTGGGGCAAATGATTACATACACAGTGTTTATGGTGTGGGCTACAAATTTATTGAATAG
- a CDS encoding ferredoxin--NADP reductase, producing MDKLQFRITEVSKQKNDIVLLTLEPVDGIKPPYFTGQFLSLIFTIGGKEVRRSYSILSSPAIDEPIQLAIKRVDNGELSSFLHHKVRVGDIVTSLYPNGIFTYSPIPDKERTIFLFAAGVGITPLFSILKTALTSESSSTIILTYSNRSVTSTLFYEELKDWETRYPERLKILFLFSESQNLMMARLNSMLIQDIVHKHLAFNKEDALFYTCGPMNYMDVCRMTLLGIGFDKAQVRRETFFIEEDEGDEDDDTEKLVKDTNTYKVKIDLHGNIHEIEVPYYKTILDVALEENIELPYSCRGGVCSTCMATCTSGGVRFDYNEVLTDEDIKNGKILVCVGHPTQENTTIVY from the coding sequence ATGGATAAACTACAATTCAGAATTACTGAAGTCTCCAAACAAAAAAACGACATCGTATTACTCACACTTGAGCCAGTTGATGGTATAAAACCACCTTATTTTACAGGACAATTTTTATCACTGATCTTTACTATCGGAGGTAAGGAAGTTCGAAGATCATATTCGATTTTAAGTTCACCTGCTATTGATGAACCCATTCAATTAGCCATAAAAAGAGTTGACAATGGTGAATTATCTAGCTTTTTGCACCATAAAGTAAGGGTTGGCGACATTGTTACTTCGCTTTACCCGAACGGAATATTTACCTACTCTCCTATTCCTGATAAAGAACGTACCATTTTTTTATTTGCGGCCGGAGTTGGAATCACCCCTTTATTTTCTATTCTTAAAACAGCACTTACTAGTGAAAGTAGTTCAACAATCATTTTGACCTATAGTAACCGCTCTGTAACAAGCACTTTGTTTTATGAAGAATTAAAGGATTGGGAGACCAGGTATCCTGAACGGTTAAAGATCCTATTTCTATTCAGTGAGTCGCAAAACCTGATGATGGCGCGATTAAATTCCATGCTTATTCAAGATATTGTACACAAACATTTAGCCTTTAATAAGGAAGATGCCTTATTTTACACTTGTGGACCAATGAATTATATGGATGTTTGTCGTATGACTTTACTGGGTATTGGATTTGATAAAGCGCAAGTAAGAAGGGAAACATTTTTTATTGAAGAAGATGAAGGTGATGAAGATGACGATACCGAAAAATTGGTAAAGGATACCAACACCTATAAAGTTAAGATTGATCTACACGGAAACATCCATGAAATTGAAGTACCTTACTACAAAACTATTTTGGATGTTGCATTAGAAGAAAATATTGAATTACCCTACAGTTGTCGTGGAGGTGTATGCAGTACATGCATGGCAACTTGTACAAGTGGCGGAGTACGATTTGATTACAATGAGGTTTTAACTGATGAGGATATCAAAAACGGTAAAATTTTGGTTTGTGTAGGACACCCGACCCAAGAAAATACAACAATCGTTTATTAA
- a CDS encoding metallophosphoesterase — MINRLLPIVFLWLLIDIYFFQAVHTAAVPLDSTLSYIIYATYWLFEATLISFILLIAFTGKLKAGNSKNIHWAIGLMVLSLIPKLIASPLLLLEDVGRLISAGINLLTGDAGYLFTGRRNIISLMVLGISSIPFFSIVYGMIKGKYDYTVRKVTLTFKNLPKAFDGFKITQLSDIHAGSFDNEKAVEKGIDLVNQQNSDVILFTGDLVNNQASELDRWIGTFSRLNAPLGKYSVLGNHDYGDYIHWENKTDKINNLIRLKEIQRKIGFKLLLNEHIEIKKDGHSISLIGVENWGNRGFHQYGDLNKALSNVEEENFKILLSHDPSHWEAETLVHPKSIQLTLSGHTHGMQFGIELPWFKWSIIKYIYPQWAGLYEKSEKYLYVNRGFGFLAFPGRVGIKPEITVITLKKG; from the coding sequence ATGATTAACCGACTGTTGCCAATTGTTTTTCTTTGGCTGCTTATAGATATTTACTTTTTTCAGGCTGTGCATACAGCTGCTGTGCCTCTTGATTCAACATTAAGCTACATTATTTACGCTACGTATTGGCTGTTTGAGGCTACACTTATTTCCTTTATACTGCTTATAGCGTTTACCGGAAAATTAAAGGCCGGCAATTCCAAGAACATTCATTGGGCTATTGGTTTGATGGTACTGTCACTCATTCCTAAATTAATAGCATCGCCTCTATTGTTATTGGAAGATGTTGGAAGGCTGATTAGTGCTGGTATTAATTTATTGACTGGTGATGCTGGGTATTTGTTTACCGGAAGAAGAAATATTATCAGCCTGATGGTATTAGGAATTTCATCCATACCTTTCTTTAGCATCGTTTACGGAATGATAAAAGGGAAATATGATTATACCGTAAGAAAGGTTACCCTAACGTTTAAGAATCTACCAAAAGCCTTCGATGGCTTTAAGATCACTCAGCTTTCTGATATACATGCAGGAAGTTTCGACAACGAAAAAGCTGTTGAAAAAGGCATCGACCTGGTGAATCAACAAAATAGCGATGTCATCCTCTTTACTGGTGACCTGGTTAATAATCAGGCTTCAGAACTCGACAGGTGGATAGGTACTTTTTCGAGGCTTAACGCTCCACTAGGAAAGTATTCTGTGCTTGGCAACCATGATTACGGCGATTATATTCATTGGGAAAATAAAACCGATAAAATCAACAATCTCATTCGCTTAAAGGAAATTCAAAGGAAAATTGGATTCAAGCTATTACTAAATGAACACATTGAAATCAAAAAAGACGGGCACTCAATTTCGCTAATTGGCGTAGAGAATTGGGGTAACCGTGGCTTTCATCAGTATGGCGATTTAAATAAAGCCTTATCCAATGTGGAAGAAGAAAACTTTAAAATATTGCTATCTCATGATCCGTCTCACTGGGAGGCTGAAACACTTGTTCATCCTAAATCAATACAATTAACACTCTCCGGACATACGCACGGAATGCAGTTTGGCATAGAGCTTCCCTGGTTTAAATGGAGCATAATCAAATATATTTACCCTCAATGGGCTGGCTTATACGAAAAAAGTGAAAAGTACTTATATGTAAACCGAGGCTTCGGATTCCTTGCCTTCCCCGGAAGAGTTGGGATAAAGCCTGAAATTACGGTGATTACGTTGAAAAAAGGGTGA
- a CDS encoding DEAD/DEAH box helicase, translating to MSLDKLKLNKQLVTAMTEAGFLAPKEMQLKVVSRIIGGQDVIAIGPEGSGKTTTYILGILMRLKYAHEEAPRALVLVPDADRIEAVTDQFALLNKSSLRVVGFSPLAGIQSQMDVLADGCDIVVTTPDRARALYMKLGLNLNLIQTFILDDADLMIKNGYQLPVSELARSIVKCQHLIFTEVLHGKLEQLIEPFMNLPATIEITELKEPDVAIIPQILYKVLNFKTKLNLLNLLMRDDDYFNKVIVFVNTRLTAQKLFKSLDKRLHDQVALYKPMFFDQPGLKSVDEFRESDARIFIIANEDVEKVDLSEIPFILNFDQPEEKEVYISRIIKNEGNAETLAIAFATDIELSLITKIEQATGQLMEEVELPLGLIIENNPDKEKVAQKKAKKEKAVDEQRGAAFHEKKAENAKTYNYSSKEKAKMKYKKK from the coding sequence GTGTCATTAGATAAATTAAAATTAAACAAACAACTGGTAACCGCGATGACCGAAGCGGGATTTTTGGCGCCAAAAGAAATGCAGCTGAAGGTTGTATCACGTATTATTGGCGGACAAGATGTTATTGCAATCGGTCCAGAAGGAAGCGGCAAAACCACAACCTATATTCTTGGTATTTTAATGCGTCTTAAATATGCGCATGAAGAAGCTCCACGTGCATTAGTTCTTGTTCCGGATGCCGACCGAATTGAAGCCGTAACCGATCAGTTTGCCTTGCTTAATAAAAGTAGTTTACGTGTAGTCGGCTTTTCACCTTTAGCAGGTATTCAATCGCAAATGGATGTACTTGCAGACGGCTGCGATATTGTAGTAACCACGCCCGATCGTGCCCGCGCCCTGTACATGAAATTAGGGCTGAATCTTAACCTGATTCAGACGTTTATTCTTGATGATGCCGATCTAATGATCAAGAATGGATATCAATTGCCTGTAAGCGAATTAGCAAGAAGTATTGTTAAATGCCAGCATTTAATATTTACCGAAGTGTTACATGGTAAATTGGAACAGCTGATAGAGCCGTTCATGAATTTACCTGCTACAATAGAGATTACAGAGCTAAAGGAACCGGATGTTGCCATTATTCCGCAGATTTTGTACAAAGTATTAAACTTTAAAACAAAGCTCAATTTGTTAAATCTATTGATGCGGGATGATGATTATTTTAACAAGGTTATTGTATTTGTAAATACCCGTTTAACAGCACAAAAATTATTTAAAAGTCTTGATAAACGTTTGCATGACCAGGTAGCGCTATATAAACCTATGTTCTTTGATCAGCCAGGACTAAAGTCTGTGGACGAATTCAGGGAAAGTGATGCCCGAATCTTCATCATTGCTAATGAAGATGTAGAAAAAGTAGATTTGAGTGAAATTCCGTTTATCCTGAATTTTGATCAACCGGAAGAAAAAGAAGTTTATATTTCCCGTATAATAAAAAATGAAGGAAATGCAGAAACACTGGCCATCGCTTTCGCTACTGACATTGAATTAAGTTTGATTACAAAGATTGAACAAGCAACCGGACAATTAATGGAAGAGGTAGAGCTTCCGCTTGGTCTGATTATTGAAAACAACCCTGATAAGGAAAAGGTGGCTCAGAAAAAAGCTAAAAAGGAAAAAGCCGTTGACGAGCAAAGAGGGGCAGCGTTTCACGAGAAAAAAGCAGAAAACGCTAAAACTTATAATTATAGCTCAAAAGAAAAAGCAAAAATGAAGTATAAGAAGAAGTGA
- the treF gene encoding alpha,alpha-trehalase TreF, with product MKRIENRLAIRLFFALLFFVSTVEAQYKPDIELKELFKDVQLGRVFNDSKTFADCTPRFAVDSILSSYHLEKLKSGFDLKTFVEANFILPVKPQPSIDKKEFPTIDDHINDLWKQLERPASNSKGSLIGLPYSYIVPGGRFGEVYYWDSYFTILGLKQAGRNDLIKNMIDNFTYLIHQYGFIPNGNRSYYLSRSQPPYFSMMVELLAESEGDTIYTHYLPALLVEYNFWMKGSDRLNSQKNAIDRVVRLSDTEILNRYWDNSATPRPESYKEDVETATGKKNPELVFRNIRAACESGWDFSARWFKDGLTLESIHTTDIIPVDLNCLLYMLEKNIAKAYNLMNNANESGVYNQRAARRKAAILKYCWNEKMGFFLDYDFLERKNTAIESLATVYPLYFKIATTEQAEKVAQKIAQHFLFPGGLITTLKLTTQQWDAPNGWAPLQWMTYKALRNYSFDSSADTIRKRWMHTVETQYKSSGKLLEKYNVLYPEIPGGGGEYPSQDGFGWTNGVYLQMKSEK from the coding sequence ATGAAGCGCATAGAAAACCGGCTTGCTATCCGGTTATTCTTTGCGCTTTTGTTTTTTGTCTCAACAGTTGAAGCTCAATATAAACCAGATATTGAACTTAAGGAATTGTTTAAAGATGTGCAGTTGGGCAGGGTATTCAATGATTCGAAAACATTTGCTGATTGTACACCTCGTTTTGCAGTTGATTCGATCTTAAGTAGCTATCATCTTGAAAAACTGAAATCCGGATTTGATCTTAAGACTTTTGTTGAAGCGAATTTTATACTACCTGTAAAACCACAGCCATCGATAGATAAAAAAGAGTTTCCTACAATTGATGATCACATAAATGATTTATGGAAACAACTGGAACGCCCGGCAAGTAATTCGAAAGGTTCATTAATAGGGCTTCCTTATTCATACATAGTTCCGGGAGGAAGATTTGGAGAAGTGTATTACTGGGACAGCTATTTCACCATATTGGGACTAAAGCAAGCTGGAAGAAATGACCTGATCAAAAACATGATTGATAATTTCACCTACCTAATACATCAATATGGTTTTATACCTAATGGTAACCGGAGTTATTATTTGAGTCGTTCACAACCGCCTTATTTTTCAATGATGGTTGAATTGTTGGCAGAAAGTGAAGGAGATACAATTTATACACATTACCTGCCGGCATTATTAGTTGAATATAATTTTTGGATGAAAGGATCAGATCGGCTTAATTCACAAAAAAATGCGATTGATAGGGTGGTTCGGTTGTCGGATACTGAAATTCTCAACAGGTATTGGGATAATTCAGCAACTCCGCGTCCTGAGTCTTATAAAGAAGATGTAGAGACGGCAACCGGTAAGAAGAATCCTGAGCTGGTTTTCCGGAATATTAGGGCAGCTTGTGAGTCGGGTTGGGATTTTAGCGCCCGGTGGTTTAAGGATGGGTTAACGTTAGAAAGCATTCATACAACAGACATCATTCCTGTTGACCTTAATTGCCTGCTTTATATGCTGGAGAAAAATATTGCTAAAGCTTATAATTTGATGAATAATGCAAACGAATCTGGTGTCTATAATCAACGAGCAGCGAGAAGAAAAGCTGCAATCTTAAAATACTGCTGGAATGAAAAAATGGGTTTCTTTTTAGATTATGACTTTCTTGAAAGGAAGAATACAGCTATAGAATCTCTTGCCACAGTTTATCCATTATATTTTAAAATTGCCACAACAGAACAGGCCGAAAAAGTAGCCCAAAAGATAGCACAACATTTTCTTTTTCCGGGTGGACTAATTACCACTTTAAAACTTACAACTCAGCAATGGGATGCACCCAATGGATGGGCTCCATTACAATGGATGACTTATAAAGCATTAAGAAATTACTCATTTGATTCATCTGCAGATACTATCAGAAAGAGGTGGATGCATACAGTTGAAACTCAATACAAAAGTTCTGGAAAACTACTCGAAAAGTATAATGTATTATATCCTGAAATTCCGGGTGGAGGAGGAGAATATCCTTCACAAGATGGTTTCGGGTGGACTAACGGTGTATATCTGCAAATGAAATCAGAGAAGTAA
- a CDS encoding neutral/alkaline non-lysosomal ceramidase N-terminal domain-containing protein, which translates to MKKLIKILSIVTFILLLLAVCLLTVNDHRPLEETHFYPKTIKALNNLKVNGGYGNNLKSGWSKENISPDFDIYIAGYGIRKHEADSVHDSIFVRTIVFDNGKKKVAMIAMDLLIVPPLVTEKIVPALKKLGFNREDIYLGATHSHSSAGGWAGGLGGRAMAGPENPKMITKIADATVKSVKSALEKASPCKIGFLKINAGEYVANRLWGEQAPEDPYLRVMKVENEKNESAFLITYSAHATCISKQNNSISCDYPGMLAKNLEKEGLCNFAGFFAGAVGSMRPTVNQYDEFKRAEVIASDLDSLIGQNIYQLKTDTSSYLSSSYLPLLLRDPQLRINDYLRIRPWVFNWLMGKQSPGINSLRIGDIVWIGTPCDYSGEMVSSSDSIASTKKKNLFITSFNGAYVGYITPDVYYDSVRAETREMNWFGPYNGRYFKEVVNGMLVKTASPKN; encoded by the coding sequence TTGAAAAAACTCATTAAAATACTCTCGATAGTTACATTCATACTTTTACTATTAGCCGTTTGCCTATTAACTGTTAATGATCATCGTCCTTTAGAAGAAACCCATTTTTACCCCAAAACTATTAAGGCGCTAAATAACTTAAAAGTTAACGGAGGATATGGAAACAACCTGAAAAGTGGCTGGAGCAAAGAAAACATTTCACCCGACTTTGATATTTATATTGCAGGTTATGGGATCAGAAAACATGAAGCTGACTCGGTTCATGATAGTATTTTTGTAAGAACGATAGTATTCGATAATGGGAAGAAAAAAGTGGCTATGATAGCCATGGATCTATTGATTGTACCTCCATTGGTTACTGAAAAAATTGTTCCGGCACTGAAAAAATTAGGATTTAACCGTGAAGATATTTATTTAGGTGCTACTCATTCTCATAGTAGCGCTGGAGGTTGGGCAGGTGGATTGGGGGGAAGAGCAATGGCCGGTCCTGAAAATCCTAAAATGATTACAAAAATTGCAGATGCGACCGTTAAAAGCGTTAAAAGTGCTCTTGAAAAAGCCTCTCCATGTAAAATAGGCTTCCTTAAAATCAATGCTGGCGAATATGTAGCCAACCGTTTATGGGGCGAACAAGCACCTGAAGATCCTTACTTAAGGGTAATGAAGGTTGAAAATGAGAAGAATGAGTCTGCATTCTTGATAACTTATTCTGCTCATGCAACTTGTATTTCCAAGCAAAACAATAGCATTAGTTGTGATTATCCGGGAATGCTGGCTAAAAACCTGGAAAAAGAAGGCTTATGCAACTTTGCCGGATTTTTTGCAGGTGCCGTAGGAAGCATGCGACCTACCGTTAATCAGTATGATGAGTTCAAAAGAGCTGAAGTTATTGCCAGTGATCTCGACAGCTTAATTGGTCAAAACATTTACCAATTAAAAACAGATACATCATCTTATTTATCATCAAGCTATTTGCCCTTGTTATTAAGGGATCCTCAATTACGGATCAATGACTATCTGAGAATTAGGCCATGGGTATTTAATTGGCTGATGGGTAAGCAATCGCCTGGTATTAATTCCTTAAGAATTGGTGATATAGTTTGGATAGGAACACCATGTGATTACTCTGGAGAAATGGTAAGCTCTTCTGATTCTATTGCTTCCACGAAGAAGAAGAACTTATTTATTACCTCTTTCAACGGAGCGTATGTGGGTTACATAACACCCGATGTTTATTACGACAGTGTACGCGCCGAAACACGTGAAATGAATTGGTTTGGGCCTTATAACGGAAGGTATTTTAAGGAAGTGGTAAATGGAATGCTAGTAAAAACGGCTTCTCCTAAGAACTAA